A window of Mangifera indica cultivar Alphonso chromosome 13, CATAS_Mindica_2.1, whole genome shotgun sequence contains these coding sequences:
- the LOC123194402 gene encoding protein SPEAR3-like isoform X3 — translation MSSGYFGEPSLGNDRRGSSRKGKKNSDKPKQPQRGLGVAQLEKIRLHGQMGSNYHPSFHTPYFNQEDVRVQTAYSSLPSPSFSYSSSSSSPTSYGCHPSITMGLGEYERPNFIYGDLQPTSTASSWNAGGGILETQHFMQPSVNTHLLNPQDPQQKRNKKHTSSSRGSSSQNSESSDTQEVDLELRLSI, via the exons ATGAGTAGCGGTTATTTTGGAGAGCCAAGCCTGGGAAATGATAGACGTGGATCTTCAAGGAAAGGGAAGAAGAATTCAGATAAGCCTAAACAGCCACAGAGAGGGCTTGGTGTTGCTCAATTGGAGAAGATCAGATTACATGGTCAAATGGGTAGTAATTATCATCCTTCTTTTCACACTCCATATTTCAACCAG GAGGATGTACGAGTACAAACTG CTTATTCATCTCTACCATCACCATCTTTTTCttattcatcatcttcatcatcccCAACTTCTTATGGTTGCCACCCCAGTATCAcg ATGGGGTTAGGCGAGTATGAAAGACCAAACTTCATATATGGTGATTTACAGCCTACTTCCACGGCAAG CAGCTGGAATGCTGGGGGTGGAATCTTAGAGACCCAACATTTTATGCAACCCAGCGTGAATACCCACCTTCTAAATCCACAA GATCCACAGCAAAAGAGGAACAAGAAACACACGAGCAGCTCAAGGGGCTCAAGCAGTCAGAATTCTGAATCAAGTGACACTCAAGAAGTAGATTTGGAGCTCAGACTATCGATTTAg
- the LOC123194402 gene encoding protein SPEAR3-like isoform X2, giving the protein MSSGYFGEPSLGNDRRGSSRKGKKNSDKPKQPQRGLGVAQLEKIRLHGQMGSNYHPSFHTPYFNQEDVRVQTAYSSLPSPSFSYSSLPSPSFSYSSSSSSPTSYGCHPSITMGLGEYERPNFIYGDLQPTSTASWNAGGGILETQHFMQPSVNTHLLNPQDPQQKRNKKHTSSSRGSSSQNSESSDTQEVDLELRLSI; this is encoded by the exons ATGAGTAGCGGTTATTTTGGAGAGCCAAGCCTGGGAAATGATAGACGTGGATCTTCAAGGAAAGGGAAGAAGAATTCAGATAAGCCTAAACAGCCACAGAGAGGGCTTGGTGTTGCTCAATTGGAGAAGATCAGATTACATGGTCAAATGGGTAGTAATTATCATCCTTCTTTTCACACTCCATATTTCAACCAG GAGGATGTACGAGTACAAACTGCTTATTCTTCTCTACCATCACCATCTTTTTCTTATTCATCTCTACCATCACCATCTTTTTCttattcatcatcttcatcatcccCAACTTCTTATGGTTGCCACCCCAGTATCAcg ATGGGGTTAGGCGAGTATGAAAGACCAAACTTCATATATGGTGATTTACAGCCTACTTCCACGGCAAG CTGGAATGCTGGGGGTGGAATCTTAGAGACCCAACATTTTATGCAACCCAGCGTGAATACCCACCTTCTAAATCCACAA GATCCACAGCAAAAGAGGAACAAGAAACACACGAGCAGCTCAAGGGGCTCAAGCAGTCAGAATTCTGAATCAAGTGACACTCAAGAAGTAGATTTGGAGCTCAGACTATCGATTTAg
- the LOC123194402 gene encoding protein SPEAR3-like isoform X1 translates to MSSGYFGEPSLGNDRRGSSRKGKKNSDKPKQPQRGLGVAQLEKIRLHGQMGSNYHPSFHTPYFNQEDVRVQTAYSSLPSPSFSYSSLPSPSFSYSSSSSSPTSYGCHPSITMGLGEYERPNFIYGDLQPTSTASSWNAGGGILETQHFMQPSVNTHLLNPQDPQQKRNKKHTSSSRGSSSQNSESSDTQEVDLELRLSI, encoded by the exons ATGAGTAGCGGTTATTTTGGAGAGCCAAGCCTGGGAAATGATAGACGTGGATCTTCAAGGAAAGGGAAGAAGAATTCAGATAAGCCTAAACAGCCACAGAGAGGGCTTGGTGTTGCTCAATTGGAGAAGATCAGATTACATGGTCAAATGGGTAGTAATTATCATCCTTCTTTTCACACTCCATATTTCAACCAG GAGGATGTACGAGTACAAACTGCTTATTCTTCTCTACCATCACCATCTTTTTCTTATTCATCTCTACCATCACCATCTTTTTCttattcatcatcttcatcatcccCAACTTCTTATGGTTGCCACCCCAGTATCAcg ATGGGGTTAGGCGAGTATGAAAGACCAAACTTCATATATGGTGATTTACAGCCTACTTCCACGGCAAG CAGCTGGAATGCTGGGGGTGGAATCTTAGAGACCCAACATTTTATGCAACCCAGCGTGAATACCCACCTTCTAAATCCACAA GATCCACAGCAAAAGAGGAACAAGAAACACACGAGCAGCTCAAGGGGCTCAAGCAGTCAGAATTCTGAATCAAGTGACACTCAAGAAGTAGATTTGGAGCTCAGACTATCGATTTAg